The sequence below is a genomic window from Lolium perenne isolate Kyuss_39 chromosome 4, Kyuss_2.0, whole genome shotgun sequence.
GGCCTTGGAGGGGGAGGAAgcagtattcttcttcttcttttttgggACAGGAGGAACGAGAGGTTCCCCCTGCCCGGCGTCTTCAgcaccggcgccgatgttgctggcgccggtatcttgggtCCTAGGAGGAGAAACAGGTTTCCCCTCCGCGCGGTGCTGTGGAGGTTTAGGGGCCACGCGCCCCGTACTTGTGCTGCCCCCCAGGGGGGAGGCAGAAGGTTTGCCGgaaccagatggtaccggacttggttgaggaggaggtgaggcCATGGGCGAATCCTCAGAGCTTTCCGGCCTCATGCCAGAGGCGCTCTTGGTAATCTTGAGGGCAGGCCTGAAAAGGTAAAAGAGAAAATGATGTTGAGGaagagcaaccggaaaaagaaccgcGAAGCGAACGAGATGGAAGCTTACCCAGAGGCAACTGGCATCTTCCGGTGATGCTTGGCGGTAACCTTCTTCCCGCCGACGACTTCCTGCCGGGAGCGCTTGGCAGGAGGAGCATGGCTTGAGCCGGCCTCGGTTGCGGGCGCCTTGTTCTTCCGGCCCTCGGAGCCTACTGAGGGAAGGTCTACAGAAAGAAAAAATGGCAGATGAGAAAGCGAAGGAGCAAAATAGCTCAAGTATAACAACCTCGTCATTCGAACCGGAGTCCTTACCGGGACGAGGGGTGTGGGTGCGACCCATTGGCTGCCTTCCCCTCACGTAGGGATCAGCGTCAAAGTCGTCCTGGAAGATTCGATCCGGCGTATAGGAAGCCGGATGCTCCTGGCCGATCCGGCGAAAGTTCTGAAACAAAAACAACACATTAGAACAGAATACACGCGGTGCTATCCGGAGAAGCTTTCCGGAGATCTCAAGGCCTTACTCGCTGCGGAGGAGAGTTGCGGCGGCTATAGGGGGCCAGCCCATATCTCCCGCTAGAACTTAGCGGATTCTGGCAGATCAGCTTGGCCTTAAGGACCAAGTCGGCAGGGCTAAGCCGATGGGTTGTGATCCATGTCGGGTCCATGGGCCCCGACATCTCGCTGATTTTGTGGGCGCGCTGCTGAAGGGGCAGCACCCGGCGCGCGAGGAAGACGCGGACCAGATTCTCTGCGCAGAGGTTGGTCTCTTCCCGGTTGATGTCGATGAAGCCAGCGATACGGATGGACTCTTTGTCATCCTTCGGATTATGGAGCCAGTTCTTCATGGAGGGCGGCCTGGGAACATATGCCGGAAGATTGATGAAGTCTTCCGGACTGCCGTTCCGGACGTAGAAAAAAGTCCTCTGCCAGGTCCGGACAGAGTCCAGACCGGAGAGTTTGTAGAAGTTGCTTCCGGAGCGGGGAGACAAGATGCAACCCCCACACCGAACAAAGGGTTTAGGCGGAGGAAGTTCCCTATCTTGGATAGAGTTCTTCCGAAGATAGTAAAAGAAAGAGAAGTTATCTACGGAAGGAGTGATACCGCAGTATCCCTCCATGAAGGCGGTGAAAgaagaaaggtagaagatggcattgccaggaagatggTGGGGCTGAAGTTCGTAAAATTCTAGAAAACGCCGGAAGAAGTCCGACGCTGGAAGGCCTAAGCCGCATTCAAAATGAGCGGCGAAGACCATGATTCCACCCGGCTCAGGCCTGGCTGGCGCTCCTCACCAGGGATCCGGCACCAAAcctcttccggaatcctccgggagcggtagaGCCAATCAATATCCGCCTGGGTCACatcggagcccatccaggctcccctCGTGTAGGAGTTCAGATCTACTCCGGCGCCTTGGCTGGAGCTGCCGGCTTCCCCTTGGTTACCAGTAGCAGGAACGGAGCTACCGGTACCAGCCTCGCTCTGGGCGGGATCTGCCGTGAGCCCATCGGAGGCTTCGTCGTGGTGGCTGCTGCCGGTAGACTCGGAAAGATAGAGATCGGTTGACATTTGGTTAAAGATGCCGGATGCTACTCACAAACAACTTTCCCAAGTCATAGCCTCGTACGAAGATCTACGAAAagggaaaaaagaaagaaaaagtggAGATAAATATCCTAACGCCCCAAGAACTGGAATGCCAAGACAAGCAAGAAGATATTGGGATTTAGAGACTAACCAGAGGCGGCAGAGACGTTGGCGAAAAAGATTGCCGGAGGAGCGACGGGCTTGCAGTCGTCGGAGAAGGCCGGCGGCGTAGGCGTGCAGAGGGAGCCAGCAGGAACCCGAGGCTACAGCAGGCGAAGAACTTCGAGGATCCTCACTGCGGCGGAGAGTCCCCTGTGCAGCACGAGCAACGGCTGGACTTCGTCGGAGTAGTGCTTCGGCGGAGAACGGCGACGGCGGAAGCGCGGGGGGCAAGAAGCTCAGAGCGCAAGGAGAAAGGGGGCAaatgcgagaagaagaaggatccGACACCAAACCTCTTCCGGAGATCTCGAGATCTTACTCGGCGCGGAGGAGAGTTGTTGCGGCTATAAGGGAGCAGCCCGTATTTGCCGCTAGGTTTCAGCTTGTTTTGGCAAATCTTCTTGGCCTTAGAAACCAAGTCAGGGGGCTTAGCGAATGAGTCGTGATCCTTGTCGGGTCCATCCGGCCAAGCATCTGGCAAATCTTATGAGCGCGGCGCTGAAGaggcagcacccggcgcgaaaGAAAGAGCATGACTAGATCATCCGCGCAGAGGTTGGTCTCCTCCTTGTTCTTCTCGATGAAGAGGGCCACCCGCTGGGACTCCTTGTCGTCTCTAGGGTTGTGGAGCCAGTTCTTCATGCTGGGAGGCCCAGGAACCTATGCCGGTATGTTGATGAAATCTTCCGGGCCGATGTTCCGGACATAGAGAAAGGTTTTCTACCAAGTCCGGACAGATTCCAGACCGGACAGTTTATAGAAGCAGCTCCCTTGGCGGGGCGAAAGGATGCAGCCCCCGCACCGGACAAACGGCTTTGGGGGCGGAAGTTTCCTATCCTTGATAGAATTCTTCCGGAGGGAGTAAAAATAAGAGAAGTTATCTACAGTGGGAGTGATACCGGCGTATCCCTCCATGAAAGCAGCAAAAgaagaaaggtagaagatggcgttgcccGGAAGATGATGGGGCTGGAGTTCATAAAAGTCAAGAAAGCTCCGGAATAAATCCGAAGCCGAAAGGCCTAAACCGCATTCAAAATGAGCGGTGAAGACAACGTGTTCATCGGGCTCCGGCTCAAGTTGCCGCTCCTTGCCCGGAATACGGCACCAGACCCCTTCCGGTATTCTCCGGGATCGGTTAAGCCAATCGACTTCAGCCTCTGTCATGTCAGAGCCCATCTAGGCCCCACGCGTATAAGATTCGAGATCGGCGGCAGATTGGCCGGCAGCACTCTGGCTGGAGCTGTCGGTTTCCTTTCCTAGGTTACCGGTAGCTTGAGCGGAGCTACCGGTATCATCTTCAGTACAGGCGAGTTCTGCCTCCAGCCCGTCGGAAGCGTCCTCAGCCGGGGTTCCGTCCCTGGAAGAGGTGGTGGGGGTTTCGTTGTGGTGACTGCTGGCGGAGGGTTCCGTAAGGTACTCTTCGGAAGACATACCGGTCTAAAGTTCCAAAATCTGCCCACAAACAGATTTCCCTGAATCTagccttgcgcgaagatctacgagtaagagaaaaagcaaaagaaaaggaagggTAAATACACTACCGGCCCAAGAACGAGGAGGCAAAGGGAAAAAAGTGTAGAGGCATCGAGGCTAACCTGGGGCGGCGGAGAACGATGAGGACGATGGCCGCCGGAGTTGGGCGAGCTAGCAGAGGGCGGCAgatgaaggagaagaagaagagagtgCCGCAGCGGCGCTCTGGGGAGAAGATGCGAGGAGGCAGCGAGGAACCTCGGCGGGGCAGGGCCCTGCAGAGCTTCTTGGAGGAGTTCGCCGGAGAGCGAGGTCTTGGAGACGAACGGCGGCGAAGGGAGCGCAAAGGGCGAGGGCTGAAAAGAGCTCTGGAAGTTGGCGAATGCGGGAAGAAGAAGATGTGGAACCGCAGCGTCCTTAAACAGAGGGGGGGTTCGTGGGCcagaaaccgctgggccgcggcggttcgcctcgtgggccgccacgtggagcGGGCATACACGAGCGAAAAATAAGAAGCCACAGGGAAGctacacggatccggaacggcagcaaGGATCTGGTGTGGCACCATAAATGCTagcgcagaagtcgaagggaagtgacccctgacgctGCTGCGTCAGAAACATTGTGCAtgtcagaaacagtgcgcatgtctctgacatgcACTGTTtctgagatattctcgacttcgtcgaggagagTTTTAATGACAAAGCTACCGGAAGATATCAGTACGTTGAGGTGGAACCGGCAAAGACGCCGGAAGGTTTTAAACCGGTACGGTAAAAAGAGGAACCTGGCATAGTTCGTCGAATAGAatccgccggactataccagcttcggggactaatgttggggggatgacccccggtatgccaaaggcatgccgaacTGGCCTTGTTAAGGCTATCGAGGTACCGGTTTAAAGATTATTCCGGACACGGGAGTTAAGATTGAGGCCAAGTGAGTCTatgccggtatcccaggaggggtataccggaacaagCTAAAAGGGGTACCGGACTACtggtacaggctacactgtagcacgtcggcaagttggtcaaagattctcttagaagctagaggacaaagatgagcgaagcacttcggctttaatcgaagctctgaggccAAAAGCAGAAGATGGCGCAAAAGGTACCGGCGGAGGTCATCACCTCCTGATTAAAGTCATAACCGGTGTCACATaggccaaagtggctttgtaaagtagtttgtctagtcaaagatgtcattagggtttcttgctctgtaagccaccctctcccctatataaggagagggggtacaccCTAACGCAGGTATGTGTTATGTCCCACTAGGATCGGAAAACATGTAACCTGATTGGAGCATGAATAGAGAGATCCGAAGTTGAGTTAGAGCTAGAGTtcctcttcttcaacctctggccaaggccaagttcttcagGAATCATACCGGAAATCCATCCCTtagttaccaaaaccctcccccgaatcctctagcgcacattcggccccaacttaaaccATCATATGGCATctatctgttcaccacgacgacacaagACGATTGGCGAGCATCTTGGAGAAGAGCTTTCCAAAACTGTGTATAAAGCTTATAGGCCTGAAATCCTCGACATCAATCGTGCCGTCTTTCTTCGGCAAGAGGATGATGAGAGCGTCATTGAGGTTTCACATGTCCTTAGCACGCAGCGAGTAGAGGTGCTGGATGGCGCGGAAGACACAGCTTTGGGAACTCAGCAAACGATAGTGCTGGAAGTCGAAAACCAATATGACACTAGGATCCGCAATGGATTTTCTAGCTGAAATCAGCAAACGATAGTGGCAGCGGCTAACACTTCTGTTACTAAAATACGGAAAAATACAATGTAACAAACGGACTGCGGAGAGAATACCGCTCAGGCTTGATCTGCCGCTGCCGGTCAGGGACATGGGTCTGGTATGTCACCACAGAGCCAGCCAAAGGCACCGAGGGCCATGGTAGGCTCAAGGCAATTGATCCAATCAATGAGCAAGCCACTGCCAACATAGATGCATGATAAAAACAGGACAGAAATCACAATTTCATTGAGATTAATTCTCACTGCGCAGTTAGACTGCATCAATACTCATTCTTGCTCCAAACTTGGACTGCATGTTAAACATGATCGATTTCCTTGCTCAATGTTCATAACATCTGACTGCCCCAATCAATGAAATGCAAACATGTAAACTATAAACATTCGCACTAAAACAGCTACTGACCAAACAAGTTTGTTAACCAACAACAGCAACCATAAGGCTAGCTTTCCCCAACAGAACAATCATCTAGTGCATCAGGCGTTTCGTTTCGGGTACCACTTTGACCACTGGCCGAGCTTCCCAAACTGTGCCACGGCCCGTCCAGGATTTTGGCAAAGTAACGGTGTATGTCTATGTATGAGTGGCCCAGCCCAGTACCTAGGACATCCGGTGGAGATAAGCCCGGGACGCCCACCGCTATGTATTCTGCGTTGAATTTTTCCTCGAACGCGGCTGCCCAAATCGGCCCATTTCCCCAGGCTCCCGACTCCCGTCCCGTGTAGTCCAGGGGCAATTCGTACGAGGAGCAGCGCAGGAGGCGGGTCAAGGACAACAAGCGCAAGCTAGATGAGCTGGGGCTGCACAACCTCTCCGCCGCCGTCCGCCAGGCCACCGCCGAGCCCATGCCGGTCAGATCCACTCTCCTCCGTCACAAAAGGTCCTGCCTTCTCCGCTCCCTTATCTCGTTTCTTACCCCGTCTGGGTGCCGCGCGCAGACCAAGCTGGCGAAGCCGCGGAATCCGGTGATGGACGTCCCGACCCGGCGCTCTGGCCGCATCGCCAACATCGCAGAGCAGCCCGATTACAACCCTGAAAAGGCACAACGCGTTCGTTATCCAGCTCCAGAGTATGCGACCAAGGAACAGAGAGCCTACGGGATCGCCAAGGCCCAAGAGCTCAAGGACCAGCTGGGCTCTGACTACCCCGCCTTCATCAAGCCCTTGTCCCACGGCTATGCCGCCAAATCAGACAGTCTGGTATGAGAATAACCTTCGCTGCTGCCTGCTGGTCTGTCGTCGTATTGTGATCGATTCTCGCCTGCTGGTAATTTCTTGGCCTATCTGCCAGAAAATCCCGATGAACTTCAGGGAGCATCTCCCGGTGCGTCATGAGATGATGGTTTTGGTGGATGAGATGAATAACGAGTTTCACCTGTTATATTCCTTCAAAAAGCACGGACCTGACCAATACAACCATAGGATTAACCAGTGGAAAGGATTTGCTGCTGACCACCAGCTGGCTGATGGTGACTGCTTGGTGTTCCAGCTCATAGAGAGCACAAAGTTCAAGGTGAGGTTCAACCTCTTCTCCGCACACGATTTTTTTTCTTTACTTTTCTTTCGAAAAGGAGGCAATGCCCCTGGCAAACTTTGATTTTAGATGGCTGTTTGAGAAACAAAATGTCGCTCCCAACACCATGGTTGGTACACAGATTTATAAACAACCCTTCATTGTAGAGTGGATAACTTGTTTCGTATCGAATTTCTACGGCACTTTTCCGATTTTAAATGCGGCCTTATGATTCTGCCAATGCCTGAAACTTGCTAGGTAGGTAGCTGTACTTAGTCGACATTTTTTCTGCATCCAAACAATGATCTGAAGTTGATTGAGTAAGATATGGGAAATACCGCCTTCTGGGCTCTGGGCCATATATATTATAACTAGAGTTAATTGTGTGCAAACATCTATTTTCTGCGAGTTGCAGACTTAAAAAATGTTGCAGTGCCATATCCATATCTATAATTGTAACTTTAATCTGTGTCTAATTATTGAAAGAATGACAAATCTGGCCTATTTGGACTTCCAGAGAGTACTATTGTTCTACAGAGTTCTTCGATTTCAAGCAGATCTAAAAGGCATTTGAATACTATAGCCTGGCTTTAATTATCTATACTCCTATATAGTGTGTCAATTTTGAAAGTTTGAGTCCAAGCATCATGAGGCAATTTATACCGTTGATtggacatcatccaacggcctagAACACTGGGATTCGCAGCTACAGTAGCGACCAACTTTTCTCTACATCCTTCCAGAAACATCCATGATTTAACTAAGCCCTCCTTCCGAATGCAGCAGCTCGGTTCCTTAGCAGCCCACGTATGTAAACCAGACTACAATCTCACACCCCGTGTGCTTGCCAATGGCTGGGCCTATGCTCAAAAGACTTCAAGTTGATGACGCATGAGTGGACGGTGAGCAGTTAGAGGCTTAGAGCCGAACAAGTGATGCTACAAAAATGATAGAGCCGAACATTTTATCGTATACATGCACGAGTGACGACAGCCATGTTCAATCGTTCAGCCGCATGAGGCATGAATGGGAGAAGATATCTGAACAGGATCAGAGCTTTGGCAGGTAGAGCGATACATAGAGAAGGTACAAAAGAGTAAGACATGAAAAATTCAACCATATAGCACTAATTTACATTTCTGCATTAGAAAGAGATGTCAATGTTTCAGCAAAACACAATCATCTCAAATTTGAAACTCCAAAACGGTTATTTTGGGCAACAATTAGGAGAGTTTATTGGTTGTAATGACTGGTTTTAATGTGCAAAGCACGTGAAGCTGACTAGGACATTAAAAGTTAGGATCCTTCAAAGGCCTAGTGATGGGTAAATCTGATATATCTTTAACTGCGGAACTTCTTTTATGTAATTGTTGCAGGTTTATATATTTAGAGCGAGTTCTTACAACAAAAATGACCACTGATGGTGTCAGCTTCCAGTATTGCCAGCGGAGAAGGTAAAGTGTTTCTTACATTTGTTTGCATTGGCTTGGCTGTTCAATTGGCTGTTTTAACACATCTAGTTCCAAATGCTTCTCTTTGTGTAGCAGGCCAGCTCATAATTACCAAGTTCACTTGGAAGATGGAATTATGGAACCACTTCTGAGTTACTTTTCTTGCAGTTTGTAATAGACATTTTTTTAGCTATTCTCCCACTTCCCTTCTGGTTTCAAACTTTCAGCATGTGTCAAGTTAAATTTGAACTGTATTGTTTATCTTCAAAGGGAAAACCTAGGAAAACTTATATAGGCGATTGCAGTTCGTTTAGGCTGAGTCCTTTATCTCTGGGGATTGTAGCATTGTTGACAAACTAGTTGAGTGACAATTTATAGGGGTTGCTTGTCTTCCCTTTACTGCCTAGCCAAAGAACAATGTACACACACATACAAGTAGACACTGTGATGATACCTCGTTAGGTTTGGGTGGAATCGATGCCCTTTGTCTCGGGCTCGAGTACGTCTTTATATAGGCCGACAACGGCAAGATAGATACATGGTTGTTGATCACGTGTGAAAGAAGTTAGGCAACGATCTGATCTTTATACAACAAATCAGATCGGTTACAAAGATACTTATCAAACTAAACTAACATATCTCCACACGTGACAGGGATGTTACAACAAATATATATGTAGCGCTAACACCCCTCCTCAATCACAACCCTTTCTAAGGTTGAGATTGTGCTTGAACTCTTCAAGTTGCCGTGCTGGTAAGACCTTTGTAAAACCATCTGCCACCTGATCCCCTGAGGGGATAAATCTGATCTCAAGAAATTTGTTTGCTACTCTTTCTCTTACAAAATGGAAGTCAATTTCGATGTGCTTTGTCTTTGCATGAAAAACATGATTAGTAGAAAGATAGGTTGCTTCCATATTATCACACCATAAACAGGATACTCGTTTCTTTTGAACACCAAGTTCTCCAAGTAGAGACTCAATCCAAATTACTTCAGCTGTGGCATTTGCCAAAGCTTTGTACTCTGCTTCCGTGCTTGATCTAGAGACTGTGGCCTGTTTTCTGGCACTCCAAGTGATTAAGTTAGGACCAAAATAAACAGCAAAACCACCTGTAGATCTTCTGTCATCTACACAGCCTGCCCAGTCAGCATCTGAGAAAGCACTTACTAATGTGGAAGAAGACTTTCTAAATGTCAAACCAAGACTTTTAGTCCCTTTGATGTATCTCAATATTCTTTTCACAGTTGTCCAATGAACAGTGGTTGGTAATATTGGCATACCTTGTTGACTGAAAAGGCAATATCTGGCCGGGTAAGAGTTAAGTACTGAAGTCCTCCAACTATGCTTCTGTACCTTGTGCCATCTTCCGGTCCAAGTGCATCACCTTCAAAggctgacactgatgatgaaagaGGCGTGTGTGCTATCTTAGCATCCTTCATTCCACTCTAGCCAATAAATcagatgcatacttttcttgggtTAGTACAATACCATCACTTAATTTTCTAACTTCAACGCCAAGAAAATAATGCAAATCACCTAAATCCTTGAGTGCAAAAGCTGAACTCAAATCCTTGAGAAGTGAAGTAATTGCTTTGTTTGAGGAGCTTGTGACAataatgtcatcaacatataCTAGCACAAAGATGGTGATACCTGACTTATTGTAAATGAACAATGACGTGTCAGCCTTAGATGCTAGGAAACCAAGCTCTTGTAACTTTGAACTTAGCTTGGCAAACCATGCtcttggagcttgcttgagaccatacAGAGTTTTATCAAGTTTACACACATGAAATGGTGCATGGGGATCTTCATAGCCTGGTGGCTGCTTCATATAcacttcctcttccagaacaccgtgAAGAAACGTGTTCTTTACATCCAATTGCCTGAGACTCCATCCTCTAGAAACTGAAATAGCTAGAACAAGTTTAATGGTAACATCTTTAATAACAGGACTAAAAGTATCGTCATAATCTAAGCCATATCGTTGTTTAAAACCTTTAGCTACAAATCTGGCCTTATATCTATCTATTGTTCCATCAGCATTTCTTTTGACCCTATATACCCATTTACAATCTATAAGATTAATGCCTTACTTATGTGGTACTAGATGCCAAGTTTTGTTTTCTACAAGTGCATGATATTCATTATTCATAGCATTTTTCCAATTTTTATCAGCTAGTGCAATTTGTAACGTAGCAGGTTCTTCAGAAatgcaagagagaccgtagcgaaCTGTACCGTCTGTATACATCCTCGGCTTGCGTTTTCCAGTTTGTTGCCTGGTGCGATACACAGGCTCGGCTGCAGGAGCATCACTCAAGGAAGATCCTAGCGCCCCCTGCTGCTGCGCCTGTGCAGAGGATCCGGGTGGAGAagcgtgcccctcctggcgacatgaTGGGCCAATAATTGGTCTGTCACGGGCGGGAGAGCCACCGATTGGTCCGCCCCGCGCAGAATTGGTGCCGGTTGGTCGACCAGATGCTGGCGTGGGCCCAGGTGGTGGAGCTGGGGTGCGACGCGTGTAGACACGGACAGGAGGTGCCCTTTGGGACACCGCAGAAGGCGTCGACGTGGACGACGCGGGTTCGCCCGCGCGGGATCGAGGAAGATCGCCTGTCTGACGTGCAGATCC
It includes:
- the LOC127332380 gene encoding B3 domain-containing protein Os06g0194400-like, with product MGLSRGNSYEEQRRRRVKDNKRKLDELGLHNLSAAVRQATAEPMPTKLAKPRNPVMDVPTRRSGRIANIAEQPDYNPEKAQRVRYPAPEYATKEQRAYGIAKAQELKDQLGSDYPAFIKPLSHGYAAKSDSLKIPMNFREHLPVRHEMMVLVDEMNNEFHLLYSFKKHGPDQYNHRINQWKGFAADHQLADGDCLVFQLIESTKFKVYIFRASSYNKNDH